The Drosophila yakuba strain Tai18E2 unplaced genomic scaffold, Prin_Dyak_Tai18E2_2.1 Segkk50_quiver_pilon_scaf, whole genome shotgun sequence genome contains a region encoding:
- the LOC122319674 gene encoding uncharacterized protein LOC122319674: MRPPPDIWKEKPSPTSKFLIITRTDETTFAGVSPFTIKNVIDLTAEGAVVSCKRLRDGNLLLQTKTTILHIPVAVSEHRTLNYSKGVIYFNDLRGIEEEEILHHLKSQKVSAVRKIMKTLTVEPTETGLITLTFEKLDLPEYVYIGYERVQVRPDIPAPMRCNNCLRLGHLQKFCKNTETCFMCSQPAHIDFTSGEKCERGVCCINCTGKRMPDNKHHPRDRNCPVFFSNKEIQAIKTLQKVDNRTAWSLYRKRHHHDGSLYASVAIHND, translated from the coding sequence ATGCGTCCTCCACCAGACATTTGGAAGGAAAAGCCTTCACCAACAAGCAAATTTCTGATAATAACCAGAACCGATGAAACAACTTTCGCAGGAGTCTCACCGTTCACGatcaaaaatgtaattgaCCTCACGGCCGAAGGTGCAGTCGTTAGTTGTAAGAGACTACGCGACGGAAACCTTCTCCTACAAACAAAGACAACCATTCTGCACATACCCGTAGCAGTCTCAGAGCACCGAACTCTGAACTACTCAAAGGGTGTAATATACTTCAACGATCTACGGGGAATTGAGGAAGAAGAGATTCTTCATCACctgaaaagccaaaaagtttCCGCCGTAAGAAAAATTATGAAGACTCTTACAGTAGAGCCGACAGAAACTGGACTTATTACCCTGACATTCGAAAAACTAGACCTCCCGGAATACGTCTATATTGGATACGAAAGAGTCCAAGTTCGTCCTGATATACCAGCCCCAATGAGATGCAACAACTGTCTACGTCTAGGCCATCTCCAAAAATTCTGTAAGAACACAGAGACCTGCTTTATGTGCAGCCAACCTGCACATATCGACTTCACATCAGGGGAAAAATGCGAACGCGGAGTCTGCTGCATCAACTGTACCGGAAAAAGGATGCCGGATAATAAACACCATCCTAGAGACAGAAATTGCCCAGTATTTTTTAGCAATAAAGAAATACAAGCTATAAAAACCCTCCAAAAAGTGGACAACAGAACTGCCTGGTCGCTATACAGGAAGAGACACCATCATGATGGATCCCTTTACGCATCGGTGGCAATACACAACGATTGA